The Catenuloplanes niger genome includes a window with the following:
- a CDS encoding ATP-dependent DNA helicase RecQ has translation MITLPLLSSRIKRAAKKHFGWRTLRPGQLAPMKTVMKRRDALVVMPTGGGKSALYQVPGTLLPGPTVVISPLLALQQDQIAALNEYGTPALRAVRISSAETPNQKAEALEAIRNGEARFLFTTPEQLASEPMQVEIRALRPALVAVDEAHCISAWGPDFRPDFLALGHLIRAIGRPPVLALTATASPPVRDDIIKRLGLREVKPMISGLDRSNLFLEVAYCPDENYRWRRLTALLDEDEGLGIVYVATRRAAEELAEKLTDAGYEAAYYHGGMSGGMREERHEAFLADKVQVMVATSAFGMGIDKPNIRWVAHVALPDSPDSYFQEIGRAGRDGAPARALLLWRAEDENIQRYFTGGAVDEKEVRDLAAVLRTGAHTKAELREKTGLGTRKLGQLLALLEQVDSVATIGTTKVLAPNYAPPAAEAAKLAVAEAERQQTVQRSRIDMMRAFAQTRSCRGQILLAYFGEHAPEPCGHCDNCLNPPADAPVSPAPSAAATADEPAAAELFPVHSTVLHQEWGTGMVLGYEEDKMTVLFDTVGYKTLSVTVVSKRSLLTPG, from the coding sequence ATGATCACACTTCCCCTGCTCTCCTCCCGCATCAAGCGCGCCGCGAAGAAGCACTTCGGCTGGCGGACGCTGCGGCCCGGCCAGCTCGCACCGATGAAGACCGTGATGAAGCGGCGCGACGCGCTGGTCGTGATGCCCACCGGCGGCGGCAAGTCCGCGCTCTACCAGGTCCCCGGCACGCTGCTGCCCGGCCCGACCGTGGTCATCTCGCCGCTGCTCGCGCTGCAGCAGGACCAGATCGCCGCGCTCAACGAGTACGGCACGCCGGCGCTGCGCGCGGTCCGGATCAGCTCCGCCGAGACGCCGAACCAGAAGGCGGAGGCGCTCGAGGCGATCCGCAACGGCGAGGCTCGGTTCCTGTTCACCACGCCGGAGCAGCTGGCCTCCGAGCCGATGCAGGTGGAGATCCGCGCGCTGCGCCCGGCGCTGGTCGCGGTGGACGAGGCGCACTGCATCTCCGCGTGGGGCCCGGACTTCCGCCCGGACTTCCTGGCGCTCGGCCACCTGATCCGCGCGATCGGCCGCCCGCCGGTGCTGGCACTGACCGCGACCGCGTCGCCGCCGGTGCGCGACGACATCATCAAGCGGCTGGGCCTGCGCGAGGTCAAGCCGATGATCTCCGGCCTGGACCGGTCCAACCTGTTCCTCGAGGTCGCCTACTGCCCGGACGAGAACTACCGCTGGCGGCGGCTGACCGCGCTGCTCGACGAGGACGAGGGCCTGGGCATCGTGTACGTGGCCACCCGCCGCGCCGCCGAGGAGCTCGCCGAGAAGCTCACCGACGCCGGGTACGAGGCCGCCTACTACCACGGCGGCATGTCCGGCGGGATGCGCGAGGAGCGGCACGAGGCGTTCCTCGCCGACAAGGTCCAGGTGATGGTCGCGACCAGCGCGTTCGGCATGGGCATCGACAAGCCGAACATCCGCTGGGTCGCGCACGTGGCGCTGCCCGACTCACCGGACAGCTACTTCCAGGAGATCGGCCGGGCCGGCCGGGACGGCGCACCGGCCCGCGCGCTGCTGCTGTGGCGCGCCGAGGACGAGAACATCCAGCGGTACTTCACCGGCGGCGCGGTCGACGAGAAGGAGGTGCGCGACCTCGCGGCCGTGCTGCGCACCGGCGCGCACACCAAGGCGGAGCTGCGCGAGAAGACCGGCCTCGGCACCCGCAAGCTCGGCCAGCTGCTCGCGCTGCTGGAACAGGTCGACTCGGTCGCCACCATCGGCACCACCAAGGTGCTCGCGCCGAACTACGCCCCGCCCGCCGCCGAGGCCGCCAAGCTCGCGGTCGCCGAGGCGGAACGCCAGCAGACGGTCCAGCGCTCGCGGATCGACATGATGCGCGCGTTCGCCCAGACCCGCTCCTGCCGCGGCCAGATCCTGCTCGCCTACTTCGGCGAGCACGCACCCGAGCCGTGCGGTCACTGCGACAACTGCCTCAACCCGCCCGCGGACGCCCCGGTCTCCCCCGCGCCGTCCGCCGCCGCGACCGCGGACGAGCCGGCCGCGGCCGAGCTGTTCCCGGTGCACAGCACGGTCCTGCACCAGGAGTGGGGCACCGGCATGGTCCTCGGCTACGAGGAGGACAAGATGACCGTCCTCTTCGACACGGTCGGCTACAAGACGCTGTCCGTCACCGTCGTCTCCAAGCGGTCGCTGCTCACGCCGGGTTAG
- the dhbA gene encoding 2,3-dihydro-2,3-dihydroxybenzoate dehydrogenase, with product MEHVFAGTTALVTGAAQGIGAAVAGKLAAAGARVIATDRNEQRHDHPNIEPVRLDVTDAGAVQRIIGAAGPIGLLVNVAGILRLGPVASLSDQDWADTFAVNTTGVFHLSRAVVPGMIARRDGVIITVASNAAGVPRAGMAAYAASKAAAVMFTKSLGLEVARHGVRCNTVCPGSTDTPMQRAMWRDGTGPAAVLRGDPESYRVGIPLGRIAEPEDVADAVLFLASPAARHITMHDLYVDGGATLRA from the coding sequence ATGGAGCACGTCTTCGCCGGTACGACTGCGCTGGTCACGGGCGCGGCACAGGGCATCGGTGCGGCGGTCGCCGGCAAGCTCGCGGCGGCGGGCGCTCGAGTGATCGCTACGGACCGTAACGAGCAACGGCATGATCACCCCAACATCGAGCCGGTACGCCTGGACGTCACCGACGCCGGCGCGGTACAGCGGATCATCGGCGCGGCCGGGCCGATCGGGCTGCTCGTCAACGTCGCCGGCATCCTCCGTCTCGGCCCCGTCGCCTCGCTCAGCGACCAGGACTGGGCCGACACGTTCGCGGTCAACACGACCGGCGTCTTCCACCTCAGCCGCGCCGTCGTGCCCGGCATGATCGCCCGCCGGGACGGTGTGATCATCACGGTCGCGTCGAACGCCGCGGGCGTCCCGCGCGCCGGCATGGCCGCCTACGCCGCGTCCAAGGCCGCCGCGGTGATGTTCACCAAGAGCCTCGGGCTGGAGGTCGCGCGGCACGGCGTGCGGTGCAACACGGTCTGTCCCGGCTCCACCGACACGCCCATGCAGCGGGCGATGTGGCGGGACGGGACCGGCCCGGCCGCGGTGCTGCGCGGCGACCCGGAGTCGTACCGCGTCGGTATCCCGCTCGGCCGGATCGCCGAGCCCGAGGACGTCGCGGACGCGGTGCTGTTCCTCGCCTCACCGGCGGCGCGGCACATCACCATGCACGACCTGTACGTCGACGGCGGCGCCACCCTGCGCGCCTGA
- the dhbC gene encoding isochorismate synthase DhbC: MTDLRTQAATELIDDYRPGSSFFFASPRHTLLAEGVAVGVPGRAADLPSYVSGMLGALREAGDDAPIAVGAIPFDGTAAAQLHVPMSVRRSAPPDGRTFAAPVENGYHLRPVPEPARYTEGVSRALEMMDGDALTKVVLARSLHVTADAPVDLRDLVRRLAHRDPRGYTFAVDLPHGRTLVGASPELLVSRFGTRVLANPMAGSAARSTDRYEDVRRAAALRDSEKDLREHAVVVESVVEALRPYCKEIEVPARPSVVPTATMWHLASRIAAEVADDAISSLELAHALHPTPAICGVPVDAARAAIAEIEPFDRGFYTGMVGWADAAGDGEWVVTIRCAEVDDRSLRLYAGAGIVPGSSPEAELAETTAKFRTMLRAMGLGDE; this comes from the coding sequence ATGACCGACCTGAGGACACAAGCGGCCACGGAGCTGATCGACGACTACCGTCCGGGGTCGTCGTTCTTCTTCGCCTCCCCCCGGCACACGCTGCTGGCCGAGGGGGTGGCGGTCGGCGTGCCCGGCCGGGCCGCGGACCTCCCCTCGTACGTGTCCGGCATGCTGGGCGCACTGCGCGAGGCCGGTGACGACGCACCGATCGCGGTCGGCGCGATCCCGTTCGACGGCACCGCGGCCGCGCAGCTCCACGTGCCGATGTCGGTGCGCCGGTCCGCGCCGCCGGACGGCCGGACCTTCGCGGCGCCGGTGGAGAACGGCTACCACCTGCGACCGGTCCCGGAGCCCGCGCGGTACACCGAGGGCGTCAGCCGGGCGCTGGAGATGATGGACGGCGACGCGCTCACCAAGGTCGTGCTCGCCCGGTCGCTGCACGTCACCGCGGACGCGCCGGTCGACCTGCGGGACCTGGTCCGCCGGCTGGCGCACCGGGATCCGCGCGGCTACACGTTCGCGGTCGACCTGCCGCACGGCCGCACGCTCGTCGGTGCCAGCCCGGAGCTGCTCGTCTCCCGGTTCGGCACGCGCGTGCTGGCCAACCCGATGGCCGGCTCCGCGGCCCGCAGCACCGACCGGTACGAGGACGTGCGCCGCGCCGCCGCGCTGCGCGACTCGGAGAAGGACCTGCGCGAGCACGCGGTCGTGGTCGAGTCCGTGGTGGAGGCGCTCCGCCCGTACTGCAAGGAGATCGAGGTGCCGGCCCGGCCGTCCGTGGTGCCGACCGCGACCATGTGGCACCTGGCCAGCCGGATCGCGGCCGAGGTGGCGGACGACGCGATCTCGTCGCTGGAGCTGGCGCACGCGCTGCACCCGACGCCGGCGATCTGCGGCGTGCCGGTCGACGCGGCCCGCGCCGCGATCGCCGAGATCGAGCCGTTCGACCGCGGCTTCTACACCGGCATGGTCGGCTGGGCGGACGCGGCCGGGGACGGCGAGTGGGTGGTGACGATCCGCTGCGCCGAGGTGGACGACCGGTCGCTGCGGCTCTACGCGGGCGCGGGCATCGTGCCGGGCTCGTCGCCGGAGGCCGAGCTGGCCGAGACGACCGCGAAGTTCCGCACCATGCTGCGCGCGATGGGGCTCGGCGATGAGTGA
- a CDS encoding (2,3-dihydroxybenzoyl)adenylate synthase: MSEPAAPPSTDFTPWPAATADRYRAAGYWQGETFSAWLHGLAARFGDRVAVVDGQRRWTYAELDEAASRTAGTFEGLGVSRGDRVVVQLPNIGEFLPVVLGLFRLGALPVFTLPSHRRAEIGHLAAATDAVAYVIPGVWERFDYHALAAEVRAAVPSLRLVIDATALGQEPSEPFDGTDVSAGDVAFLQLSGGSTGLPKLIPRTHDDYLYSVRASAEICRLSSDTVYLVALPVAHNFTMSSPGVLGVLHAGGRVVMCPAPSPAVAFPLIAAQRVTMTALVPPLALVWLDAAAGATDDLSSLELLQVGGARLADEAAARVRPVLGCALQQVFGMAEGLVNYTRHDDPPELVVGTQGRPISPDDEIRIVDSADVEVPAGTVGHLLTRGPYTIRGYYRAAEHNAVAFTADGFYRTGDLVRQLPSGHLVVEGRAKDQINRGGEKIAAEEVENHLLAHPAVLDASIVAVPDPVLGERSCAYVILRSGAPALTAGQVRAFVRSRGLAAYKVPDRVEFVDSFPQTAVGKVSKARLRHREGLS; the protein is encoded by the coding sequence ATGAGTGAACCCGCCGCGCCGCCGTCCACCGACTTCACGCCGTGGCCCGCCGCCACCGCCGACCGTTACCGGGCGGCCGGGTACTGGCAGGGCGAGACGTTCTCCGCGTGGCTGCACGGGCTCGCCGCCCGCTTCGGCGACCGAGTGGCCGTGGTGGACGGGCAGCGGCGGTGGACCTACGCGGAGCTGGACGAGGCCGCCTCCCGTACCGCCGGGACGTTCGAGGGTCTGGGCGTGTCCCGCGGCGACCGGGTGGTGGTGCAGCTGCCGAACATCGGCGAGTTCCTCCCGGTCGTGCTGGGGCTCTTCCGGCTCGGTGCGCTACCGGTCTTCACGCTGCCGTCGCATCGCCGGGCCGAGATCGGTCACCTGGCGGCCGCCACGGACGCGGTCGCCTACGTGATCCCGGGCGTCTGGGAGCGCTTCGACTACCACGCGCTCGCGGCCGAGGTGCGCGCTGCGGTGCCGTCGCTGCGGCTCGTCATCGACGCCACGGCCCTCGGTCAGGAGCCATCAGAACCGTTCGACGGTACGGACGTGAGCGCCGGCGACGTTGCGTTCCTGCAGCTGTCCGGCGGCAGCACCGGGCTGCCCAAACTGATCCCGCGCACGCACGACGACTACCTCTACAGCGTGCGGGCGTCCGCGGAGATCTGCCGGCTGTCGTCGGACACCGTCTACCTGGTGGCGCTGCCGGTCGCGCACAACTTCACGATGAGCTCGCCCGGCGTGCTCGGCGTGCTGCACGCCGGCGGCCGCGTGGTGATGTGCCCGGCGCCGAGCCCGGCGGTCGCGTTCCCGCTGATCGCGGCGCAGCGGGTGACGATGACCGCGCTGGTGCCGCCGCTCGCGCTCGTCTGGCTGGACGCGGCCGCGGGTGCCACCGACGATCTGTCGTCGCTGGAGCTGCTGCAGGTCGGCGGCGCCCGGCTCGCCGACGAGGCGGCCGCGCGGGTGCGGCCGGTGCTCGGCTGCGCGCTGCAGCAGGTGTTCGGCATGGCGGAAGGGCTGGTCAACTACACCCGGCACGACGACCCGCCGGAGCTGGTGGTCGGCACCCAGGGCCGGCCGATCTCGCCGGACGACGAGATCCGGATCGTGGACTCCGCCGACGTGGAGGTGCCGGCCGGTACGGTCGGGCACCTGCTGACGCGGGGCCCCTACACGATCCGCGGCTACTACCGGGCCGCGGAGCACAACGCGGTCGCGTTCACGGCGGACGGCTTCTACCGGACCGGCGACCTGGTGCGGCAGCTGCCGAGCGGGCACCTGGTGGTCGAGGGCCGGGCCAAGGACCAGATCAACCGGGGCGGCGAGAAGATCGCGGCGGAGGAGGTCGAGAACCACCTGCTGGCCCACCCGGCCGTGCTGGACGCCTCGATCGTCGCGGTGCCGGACCCGGTGCTGGGCGAGCGGAGCTGCGCCTACGTGATCCTCCGGTCCGGCGCGCCGGCGCTGACCGCGGGGCAGGTCCGCGCGTTCGTCCGGTCCCGTGGCCTGGCCGCCTACAAGGTCCCGGACCGGGTCGAGTTCGTGGACTCGTTCCCGCAGACCGCGGTCGGCAAGGTCAGCAAGGCACGTCTCCGTCACAGGGAAGGGCTTTCGTGA
- a CDS encoding isochorismatase family protein, which translates to MSIPVVDPYPLPEVEELPRGRVSWKVEPARAVLLVHDLQRHFLRYYTPGTSPLAPMLDAIAGLRARAAALGVPVVFSAQPGGQTPAQRGLQLQMWGDGVGPGAPAEIAVPLADGETLMPKWRYNAFHRTTLDTLMGTRDQLIICGVYAHIGVAATATDAFMRDIQAFVVSDAVADFSRADHDAALARVADHCGVVLPAADVFPT; encoded by the coding sequence GTGAGCATTCCGGTCGTCGATCCGTACCCGTTGCCCGAGGTCGAGGAGCTGCCGCGCGGGCGGGTGTCGTGGAAGGTCGAGCCGGCGCGCGCGGTGCTCCTGGTGCACGACCTGCAGCGGCACTTCCTGCGCTACTACACGCCCGGCACGTCGCCGCTGGCCCCGATGCTGGACGCGATCGCCGGGCTGCGCGCGCGGGCCGCCGCGCTCGGGGTGCCGGTGGTCTTCTCGGCGCAGCCCGGCGGCCAGACGCCCGCGCAGCGCGGACTGCAACTCCAGATGTGGGGCGACGGCGTCGGACCCGGCGCGCCGGCGGAGATCGCGGTGCCGCTGGCCGACGGCGAGACGCTGATGCCGAAGTGGCGCTACAACGCGTTCCACCGCACCACACTGGACACCCTGATGGGCACCCGCGACCAGCTGATCATCTGCGGCGTCTACGCCCACATCGGCGTGGCGGCCACGGCCACGGACGCGTTCATGCGCGACATCCAGGCCTTCGTCGTCTCCGACGCGGTCGCCGACTTCAGCCGCGCCGACCACGACGCCGCCCTGGCCCGCGTCGCCGACCACTGCGGCGTCGTCCTCCCCGCCGCCGACGTCTTCCCCACCTGA